In Helianthus annuus cultivar XRQ/B chromosome 8, HanXRQr2.0-SUNRISE, whole genome shotgun sequence, a single genomic region encodes these proteins:
- the LOC110871355 gene encoding protein FAR1-RELATED SEQUENCE 11-like, whose protein sequence is MDPQSSNTRNTDDIEFEDAEFHAVPDAAEHLRNPTSDNHVLLEDQTNERLYIPEVASSCVPVIGMEFTSLEQAYVFYQTYAKKSGFSARKGGEHHSGGIIKTKYFMCSKEGYKPMAFDDPYSKLSKPYKSRKRPTIQTGCKA, encoded by the exons ATGGATCCACAAAGCAGTAACACACGAAACACAGATGATATTGAATTTGAAGATGCTGAATTCCATGCCGTTCCTGATGCTGCTGAGCATTTGAGGAATCCGACATCAGACAACCACGTTCTATTAGAGGATCAGACCA ATGAAAGATTGTATATTCCTGAGGTAGCTTCATCATGTGTTCCTGTTATAGGAATGGAATTCACTTCCCTAGAGCAAGCATATGTTTTTTATCAGACATATGCCAAGAAGTCAGGGTTCTCTGCTCGAAAAGGAGGTGAACACCATAGTGGTGGTATTATCAAGACTAAATACTTTATGTGTTCAAAGGAGGGGTATAAACctatggcttttgatgatcctTATTCGAAGTTGTCTAAGCCATATAAAAGTAGGAAGAGGCCGACTATTCAAACCGGGTGTAAAGCTTAA
- the LOC110871354 gene encoding uncharacterized protein LOC110871354 codes for MNRVYNLRLDDGSPPATIYENMWDLTPDTELLMELPEEYTFDFFNSRLSPPSPSAFFTTLNNSRRCTLIRTGIGRRLPPTPQPNFSAFKSPPIPETLLAALNYHRPPLPLAVGYPTGGRL; via the exons ATGAACAGAGTTTATAATCTCAGGCTTGAT GATGGGTCTCCACCAGCAACAATCTACGAG AATATGTGGGATTTAACACCTGATACAGAGTTGCTAATGGAATTGCCTGAAGAGTACACTTTCGACTTCTTCAACAGCCGCCTGTCACCACCATCACCCTCAGCCTTCTTCACCACTCTGAACAACAGCCGTCGGTGCACCCTCATCCGCACCGGAATCGGCCGTCGACTACCGCCTACTCCGCAGCCCAACTTCTCCGCCTTCAAATCACCTCCAATACCGGAAACCCTTCTCGCCGCCCTGAATTACCACCGCCCACCCCTACCTCTCGCCGTCGGATATCCAACCGGCGGTCGCCTTTAA